GGCCGCAACGCATTCAAGAACGGTTGCTTTTAGGGTATTCTAGGGCATCTTTCAGGCTCGGTATCGCCGGGCATGTATCCTACACACAGAGCAGGAACAGCAGATGCGGATCAGCGCCAATTTTGACGGTGGCAACATTCAGGTTGTCAGCCTTGACGATCATAACGACATTCAACTGGCGATTCGTCCAGACGAAGGTGGCGAGTTCTATCAGTGGTTTAACTTTCGGATGGAAGGCGAAGTCGGAAATCATTTCCGTCTGAATATCATTAACGCCGCTGCGGCATCCTATCCGAAAGGTTGGGACGAGTATCAGGCAGTGGGCAGCTACGATCGCCAGAATTGGTTCCGTTTACCCACGCAATTTCAGGATGGCAAACTCACCATTGATGTCTCCCTGGATTGCAGCAGTATCCAAATTGCCTATTTCGCCCCATACAGCTACGAACGTCATTTAGATTTACTCGCCGCAGTGCAAATGCATCCTTTGGTCGACCTTGAACATCTGGGGCTTACTCTGGATGGTCGTGACATGACCCTGGTTAAAGTGGGTGATGGCGACAGCAACAAGCGCAATATCTGGATCACCGCCCGTCAACATCCCGGTGAAACCATGGCAGAGTGGTTGGTGGAAGGCTTGCTAAACCGCTTGCTCGACCGTGAAAACGCCACCGCCAAGGCGCTGCTGGATAAAGCCAACTTTTACATTGTCCCCAATATGAACCCTGATGGCAGCGTGCGTGGCCATCTGCGTACCAATGC
This portion of the Shewanella amazonensis SB2B genome encodes:
- a CDS encoding M14 family metallopeptidase → MRISANFDGGNIQVVSLDDHNDIQLAIRPDEGGEFYQWFNFRMEGEVGNHFRLNIINAAAASYPKGWDEYQAVGSYDRQNWFRLPTQFQDGKLTIDVSLDCSSIQIAYFAPYSYERHLDLLAAVQMHPLVDLEHLGLTLDGRDMTLVKVGDGDSNKRNIWITARQHPGETMAEWLVEGLLNRLLDRENATAKALLDKANFYIVPNMNPDGSVRGHLRTNAKGVNLNREWQAPSLERSPEVFYVVNRMKETGVDLFYDVHGDEGLPYVFVAGAEGVPCWDARLADLQQQFTDVLSLASADFQTEFGYAKDAPGKANLTVASNWVAQTFNCLSNTLEMPFKDNANLQDPFVGWSPERSQQLGEASLIAMLAVVDKLR